A window of the Salinirubellus salinus genome harbors these coding sequences:
- a CDS encoding TrmB family transcriptional regulator, with protein MPDTYDLDESLQTIMDWGKYEAAAYRVLVRYGPLEASDVVVRADIPQGRVYDILNSLYNQDAVVKRGIQPTEYDAQSPRKLIEPNKQKFENMAVEAIEALEPAYSMNLETESHPAWVTTGIGDTSTKARELFDEADERIWILERSFWLSSPDTELLQRKAEAGVDVRIVGWSGRQGLREMPREVPGAEFREASEVETSFYVSDDGTVLINLNQGETGLLFHDVATATIFTQHFESIYRTAEEVEL; from the coding sequence GTGCCAGACACTTACGACCTTGATGAGTCGCTTCAGACCATCATGGATTGGGGAAAATACGAGGCAGCTGCCTATCGAGTCCTCGTCCGGTATGGGCCTTTAGAAGCATCTGACGTGGTCGTCCGCGCGGATATTCCACAGGGCCGGGTCTACGATATTCTGAACAGCCTATACAATCAGGACGCCGTGGTCAAACGGGGAATTCAGCCTACCGAATACGACGCTCAGAGTCCGCGCAAACTAATCGAACCGAACAAGCAGAAATTTGAGAACATGGCAGTTGAGGCGATTGAAGCACTGGAGCCTGCCTACTCTATGAATCTCGAGACTGAGTCGCATCCAGCGTGGGTCACGACCGGCATTGGAGATACTTCAACGAAGGCCCGAGAACTGTTCGATGAGGCTGATGAGCGAATTTGGATACTGGAGCGTTCTTTCTGGCTATCTTCGCCTGATACTGAGTTGCTACAGAGGAAGGCTGAAGCGGGAGTTGATGTGCGAATCGTTGGTTGGAGCGGAAGGCAGGGACTCCGTGAGATGCCTCGTGAGGTTCCGGGTGCAGAGTTCCGAGAGGCTAGCGAGGTGGAAACGTCGTTCTACGTTAGTGACGACGGCACCGTTCTAATCAATCTGAATCAGGGTGAAACAGGGCTGCTGTTCCACGATGTGGCCACAGCAACTATTTTCACTCAGCACTTTGAGTCGATATACAGGACGGCAGAGGAGGTAGAACTATAA
- a CDS encoding PadR family transcriptional regulator, translating to MHRKLLPMALLHACGGDQIEGRTRLQKLVFLMEQELDEEAKTALNLPDYNFIPYDYGPFSKALYDDLDSLEEDGLIRVEEEDMADGKVKYTYQLTDDGKSWVDQRLPQDAPNSVRERAEALKSEFNGVLLSDLIDTVYAEYPKYAENSVW from the coding sequence ATGCACAGAAAACTGCTCCCGATGGCACTCCTCCACGCCTGCGGTGGGGATCAGATCGAGGGCAGAACCCGGCTCCAGAAACTCGTCTTCCTAATGGAGCAGGAATTGGATGAAGAAGCCAAGACCGCGCTAAATCTACCAGACTACAATTTCATCCCATACGACTACGGCCCGTTCTCGAAAGCTCTCTACGACGACTTGGACTCATTAGAGGAAGACGGCCTGATTCGCGTTGAAGAAGAAGATATGGCGGACGGGAAAGTCAAGTATACCTACCAACTGACGGACGATGGTAAGTCGTGGGTCGATCAGCGACTACCACAGGATGCCCCAAACTCGGTTCGCGAACGAGCTGAGGCACTAAAATCCGAATTCAATGGTGTTCTGCTTTCTGATCTCATAGACACCGTTTACGCCGAATACCCCAAGTACGCAGAGAATAGCGTGTGGTAG